Genomic window (Grus americana isolate bGruAme1 chromosome 10, bGruAme1.mat, whole genome shotgun sequence):
TGACATACTGCAGGGCGCTTATGCTTCAGCCTTGGCCTTGGCAGGGGTCTTGGCTGCGGTCTCTGCCTTGGGCTCAGCTGGGACCTTGGCTGCGAGCTTGGCCTTGGccttcttctcttccttgaGTTTGTGCTACAAAAGACAAAAGGCTCATCAGTATGTAATCTGGAGGACTACACCCCACTTCATCTATTACCCGCTCCCATGCTCGCTCACGTTTTGCGCGTGGCGCAGAATGGTGTTGCGTCGCATCGTTTTGGCGTATGGGTTCAACTTGATCATGATTCTCAGGTTCTTCAGAGGATTCTTCTTCAGGACTCTACGGCGAATCTTCTTCCTGCAAAGAACCGACGTGTATCACGATCTCATTTCACAAGTCAAGTTCTGCTCAATTTTCCCAGAAATTGTATTTGGGGAACCCTAATTCCTAGTATTTACACCCGGAAGCTAAAAGGAGCCCAGCCTGATCTGACATCCCAATGCAGAGATTTCTGATGTCACTGCAAAGCCTCGCACTCGGCCACGGCTACAGAGACTGCACTTTGCAGTCATCAGATAAAAATTCTTACTTCGGAGCACGCAGTGCCTTCTGGATTTCCTGGCTTCTCATGATTCTTCCAATGTCCGTATTGGTCATCTTATGCATCGGCAGGCTGCGAAACAAATGGTTGTCGTGTCAGTCGGATGATAAAACCGTGGCCCGTTCAGCAAAAACAGGCTTTAGGAAAAAGGACTGACCAGCACCCGCCGCCCACCTCCCAAGCCCATTTTCACCCTGTTGGTGCTTACTTGTAGTCGCTCTTCAGCGTGGCAGCTTTGCGCCAGGTGCCGTACAGATCATCCAGCTTGCGGAAGGCGCTTTCCGTCCAAATGCAGAAACGCCCAACGTGGCCACCGGGAGCGAGTCGCAGCAGGTTCAGCTTGTTCACATCAAGAAGAGTAATTCCTGTGCAAAAATGGACAGACCGATCCCTTTAATCTGGGATTAAAATCAAGACTAAGATATAAACAGATGAGAAAGTATGCAGAAACAGACATGGGCTTAGTAGCTTTTACACTACAAACTTACAGATGCCTACGTATGAAAATactttaagtttttaaaaatcatcagcCTTTTCCCAGCAAACCAACTTAACGGCCCCATTTTTAATGGCTCCAAACTCAGTTTGTGGTTGGTGACAGCCACAAAGTGTCATAAACATCCTCAACATCACCAAAACGGATTCCTAGAAAGAACGTATTAGCTACTTCAGCAAGTCAGAACTTCCACACAATCATGTGTTTCAGAAACACAGACCAATGAAGTGGAATCTCATCATTCTAGGCACTCTCCCAACAAAGAGTAAGGGTGCCCCAAATTACGTTACCTGGGATATTCCGGAAAGCTCTAATGATACCATTGTCCTCATTGTAGATGATGCAGGGTCCCCTGCGCTGGATGCGACGGCGATTCCTCATTTTACCCTTTCCGGCCCGCATACGCTGGGAGGCATAAAcctatataaaaaataaaactcgtgaataatattcaaaataatctAAACGCCCCTAGTAAGATGCAACAAAACTGCTTTAGTCAGAACTTCACAATCATCACTGCTTATCTGAAACACGGACCAGTGAGAAGTTCATCATTCTTAAGAGTCAAGAAAAAACCTCCCAAGCCTATTAATGTTAAGCAACACTGAAATGAAGACAAATAAGAGTAAAAGCGACACAGCAAGAAATTTACTTTGCTTAAACTCTTCAGTTTCTTGTAGTCTAAGGGATTTCTAGCGGCATCAAATCAGAGCAGAACTACTTGGAATTCCTACTGCAACAACAGCAGAGTCAAATCACCTGGGCTTTGCTCTTAAGGACATACCTGCAGCAACTCACCTTTTTGATGTCATTCCAAGCTTTAAGCTTCTTAAGAAGGAGAACAGCTTCCTTGGTTTTCTTGTAACTCTCAACTTTGTCCTCAACAACCAGAGGAAGTTCTGGAATCTCCTCGATGCGGTGGCCTAGAGAGGATTTTTCAAGACACTAAGTTACCCACTGATCGTGGCTGAACATGGTTCTCAAGATTATTGCCTTGTGTATTCAGAAATGACACAAAATGATAAACAGTGGAAATTAAATTCATCAATCTAATATTCAGGCATCGTAACTACAGGAGGGAAGTTGGAGCAGAGTCTTGCGGCTCTGCCTCAGACAGCACTTTCTGTACCTGAGTAAATATTAAGCAAATCTTTGGCTGCCATGAACGGAAATCAAACTTAACTGCTATGTAATTCAAACCCCAGTTTCAGTTTCCATAAACCGCGTGGACAAGATTCATGTCAGCAACGCACACAAAGGCACCCCAGCATCCCCCAACTTCTGACACGCTTAACTGCAAAGCACCTTCCCGAGCTGCATGCGAGAGAAACACCCCTCCTACTGAGGAGTGGGCCGACTGCCTCTTGAACTCTTTTAAAGAGAATGTCATTACCCACAATAAACATTTCAAGTGATCACACAGTAACTGATACGGCTCAGGCAAACTCTTCCAGACAGAATTCCCACCTTTAGACATGACCAGCGCTGGAAGAGCAGACGCTGCCAGAGCGGAACAGATGGCGTAACGCTTCTGAGTCGTATTCACTCTACGGTGCCAGCGCCGCCAAGTCTTGGTTGGGGCAAACATGCGGCCTCCACGACACATCTATGCATTGACTGTTAAGAACAACCTTTTTGAAGCTTCTTTTTCTAGTGCAACTCTTTAATCCTTGCTCAGTGTTAATTGTTCGTCAACCATCTGTACCAGTATACTGACAGCAGGCAACTGTCACTGAGCACAGAGTAAGACGCAAATTACGACATCACGGCAAGACTGTATGCATCACAAGACTCAACATATCCACCACTTTCGCAGTGGTGGTGGGAATCAATGAAAGCTTCTGTTCATTAAAGCAAGTCTGAATTTGCATACAGAAGGTTCTAATCACATCACAACTTTCTCAAACTCAGTGGTCCAGATAACTGTAGGTACCTACTACCTCAAGTAGAAGATTCCATTTCATGtttagatactttaaaaaatattttttctgcttgatgAGTTCAGCTTTACACTTGAtgcaagcagcagcaatgaaagGATACATTTCCAAAGGCACCCTGGCCGGAGCGGTGAGTTCCACCACCTCGTACTCGAGGAATACGAGCAACAGCTCTCCCAGTACCCCAAGATTCGGCACTGGTCTGATGACCTGgaacagaaagattttaattCAGACAGAGTGACAACACTGCAACTTTCATAACCTTGCCGCTAGGCAGAATTCAGGACCACCAGTCAGAGCTTCCGCTGTCAGCACGTGTTTCAGAAACACGGACCAATGAAGTGGAATCTCATCATTTCAGCAAAACAAGTCCTGATCAGGTAAATTAACTCTTACCATATTAAAGATCAGCTTAGGTCAGAATCACGAGCATTAACATACTGATTTCTAAGCTTGAACCTCAAGTTGGAGGTATGAATTGGCACTGCTGTTCCTATGGGAACAGGGTTACGATGCTTATGTGAAACGTCATCAGAAATATGGGAAAACACATGTTCCTGGCACaaacttcctgggaagcagaagCTACCTGCACCCAGTAGCTTCTGAAGCAACTCTAACAAATGCCTGTTTGCAGAGGTTTCTTCTTGGTAAATGCTCCGGCTAAGTCTCCTGTGGTCAACATGAGCAGGGCTTATAAAGGGTGGGTTTTCATCACTTTTCTGCCTGATAACTGTCAGACATTTTGCGTTCCTCTTGCGAAGGATGTAGATTCCACTCGAGGACCTAGGCACCACAGTGCTTTCAGAAGTATACATTCCAAATAAGACACCAGAGTACTCCAACACTTTTACAACACCTTGCTGTTcttcagaataataaaaaaagttgtgtttcgtacaatttaaaatcagattGTTAATAACCACAACAGTCACCTTGCCTCCTATATAGAATCCCACTCAACAGTGCTTCCCTTAGTTCTAAATTTGTTTCAATTTTAGCCCACCTATACTGAAAATCCAAGGCTAATCTAAATATTTCTGTCCATTTTGTGGTCTTGCCATACCTGCAAGTTCACTGACAGCATAGGGCTGCCTGTTGTTCTTGCGCAAATTGGTGTGAACGAAGTTCACAACGTCAGGGCGAATGGGAGCCTTGAACACAGCAGGCAAGGTGACATTTTTGCCTGATGCTTCTCCCTTCTCAGAGTAGACGGATATTAACGGTCGAGCGCAAGcctgaaaaaggggaaaaaaaaatcttaagcaCATGTAAATTCAATTGCTAGCATTCAAATCCATCAAATATTGCTCAGAATGAAGTGGTCTTCAGTTCAACAGTGCCAGCACTCTGACAGCAGGCAACTGTCACTGAACACTGGATAAGACGCAAATTACATCATCATAGCAATAATTTTCACTTAACACAGCGCTCCATGGCACAATCTGCATTCAGAAAACTATACCTGAGGTTTGAAATTCAATAGATTTACAAGTCATCTGAGTAAAATTAATCTAGAATTGAATCCCTGAACCCTTTAGTAACACCTTCTAAGCTACTTCCCATCTACTATTAAAAAAGCCTATCTAAAACCCACCTGTGTTTATTCAGTTTACCAAAGGCTTGTTATTTAGATTATGTTTAACAGTTGAAATGCTGTAACCAACTTCTCTAATTCAATACAAAGACCCACAACGACTACAAGCAAGCAAACTGCGTCAGAAGGAATTTTTTGTGAAGTCTGGGCCCTCTGAACAATCCCTGGTGCCTCAAAATCTGTGAGGTGAAAAGTTCAACTGCTAGTAGCACCAGCTTCCTTtcaaaaaagggaataaaaatgtcaaataaTAGCTTGCCGGTCTGGAGAgcaccatttaaaaacaaatctttcaGCATTAGACTGTATTTGTAATTAAATTAATAGCTCATAGCAATAATACAGGCAAAGtatcttccttccctttcccatcCACAATTCATTTCAGAGGTattaaaaacacaacaaaactcAAAACTAGCCAGCTAACAGCAATGAAAGTACTATGTGTGTACCTAACGCTGGTTACTAGCAAAGCACTCACTCCTGGAGTAATGGCAG
Coding sequences:
- the RPL4 gene encoding 60S ribosomal protein L4; translated protein: MACARPLISVYSEKGEASGKNVTLPAVFKAPIRPDVVNFVHTNLRKNNRQPYAVSELAGHQTSAESWGTGRAVARIPRVRGGGTHRSGQGAFGNMCRGGRMFAPTKTWRRWHRRVNTTQKRYAICSALAASALPALVMSKGHRIEEIPELPLVVEDKVESYKKTKEAVLLLKKLKAWNDIKKVYASQRMRAGKGKMRNRRRIQRRGPCIIYNEDNGIIRAFRNIPGITLLDVNKLNLLRLAPGGHVGRFCIWTESAFRKLDDLYGTWRKAATLKSDYNLPMHKMTNTDIGRIMRSQEIQKALRAPKKKIRRRVLKKNPLKNLRIMIKLNPYAKTMRRNTILRHAQNHKLKEEKKAKAKLAAKVPAEPKAETAAKTPAKAKAEA